In Acyrthosiphon pisum isolate AL4f unplaced genomic scaffold, pea_aphid_22Mar2018_4r6ur Scaffold_13246;HRSCAF=13885, whole genome shotgun sequence, the sequence AGACATTGGAAATTAAGATCAATGGCGATAAATCGGTGCACTGTTAACTCTACGTTACGCAAAACCGATAACATCCAAATAGTACTGAATCAATCACCAATCCCACAAAAAGATTCAGCGAAATATCTTGGAATGCACCTTGACTCTCGTCTAAACTGGAAACACCACGTTCGCcagaaaaaaattcagattaaagaaaaaattcgaAAACTTTATTGGACCTCACTCCGAGTTAACCATCGAAAACAAACGTCTACTGTATGTAGCAATTATAAAACCGCAATTATATATGGCATTCAATTGTGGGGTTGTGCCAGTAAGTTAGCATCGATGTAATACATTGCTGTCAAAACATTGCGCTTTGGACCATCACTGCAGCCTATCGGTTCGAAAGAAACAACGCAATTCACCGTGATATGATGCTTCCTACAATAGCAGACGAAATCCAAAGGTTTGCTCGCAAACACAAGACGAGGCTAGATCACCATGTCAATCCATTGGCCATCCAACTGTTAAATAACTCCAAGGATATCAGACGTCTTAAGCGTCTGAAACCATACGacttagtttaagattttagattaaGGCAGGGGGCAATTCAATGGAAGTGACTCCACctacatgtaatatatatatatatatataatttatatctagtatgtaaaatatgcataattgtcaaacatatttataaagacctttgggtcgtttaaataatataaagccccagggcattaaaaaaaaaaagttccggAAGGCGGCAAagtattaaacctatatattcggaaagccaggaaaattgcTACGATCATTTACTTATCTTTATTATCATGAGTCACTATAAATTGGTTCCAACAATTAAAATAGGAGTAATTAAAATTGAGAAACTAATACATTCTCACATATTATCGTGAGAGTTGTGTAAAACGtggtatgttatatatttgaatgaTTCACTTCTCTTTCGAGAGGagttatttgtgttattatttacatgactatttaatgttaatagtattgttttaatgatttcaaaatgttttatatgtatcttgctattatattattttaatttttcacgctACATTGAAGAAGTTCGTTttgaaattatagtataataactcAGATAGTTCATCTAATGAGAGTTTCCTTATGTGAGCCATCTTGTGTTTTAaagtatcattatatttttcgtttttaataggTTATGGTCTAGAACAGGGGTCGgaaagtaatttctataggaGTCCtaaagattaaattaataaatcaatgagGTCCCgtgaaaaaaatctttttcaaatctttatattttaaaaacagctgtataaaaataaaaataattgtttaattattacaattaatttatattaaaaattacaaaattaggagtgtaaaaaaaaaaaatatatctattacagtaaattatttaatgccaaAAATTGCATTTCTTTTCCTTAGCCAGCTTTTTGAAATCGGGAACTCGTGGAGAACAGCGTATGCTCAATGTGTCCTCAAGGTGAGAGTCTGTTAATTTTGTccgatatttgtttttcaaaaaattaatttttgaaaatgatgcCTCACAAATGTATGTCGAACCAAACATCGTAGCCAAGTTGATTGCCAGTTGCTTTAAGTTTGAATAATTGTCAATGGCATCCTTAGCCCAGAGTTCTTCAGTTGACGCACTTCTGCACTGCTTCAAGGAAACATCTTCATGTAGGTCTATTATTTccatttgaaattttgacattgaaagattaaataatttttcagctACATCAGTCCATTCTCCGTCTGGGAGAACGTCGTAAGGAGTTTTTAAGAATTGTGATAGTTTTCCTATTTCAGAAAAGTCTTTGAATCTAGCATCGAATTCCTTCATAAGATCTGacagaaaacttaaaaatgtttcgaTGTTTACaatttcagaataatttttGCATTCAAATATTGTGGTAAagtgaatgaattttttttgttcaatgtctcgttcaaatatatttagattgCGACGGAAAGCAGACACACTTTGtattaaatcacatattaattTCCCTCCTCCTTGTAATTCGACATTAagcgtatttaaatatttcaaaatgtcattTCAGAAAGCCATTGCAACTATATTTCGCTTGTTTTCTAAGAGCTCCGAATGCTTCTTTGCTTCTTCagtatctacattttttagGAATGTTTTTACTTCTTCTTTAATGTTCCAAAAACGTTCAACTACTCGACCTTTACTGATCCAACAAACATGATTGTGTTGTAGTAAATCTGAATAAGCCGAATCACATTGACTCAGAAACTATCTGTGTTGGAGAGAAGAACGCGAcctgataaaatgtattaatattataaatataatagttttcacTTATGTATAGCCGTTCGCcgtcgggtctgcaatccaccgctaggtggctaacttgaaagttaatcgattttgacttgagatGACTGACTAGCTAGACACTTTAACACGGTTTTCGacattacactttttacacAAGAAAAAGCACTGGACATGCGACGGCGGTACCCGCCGTTTTTCCCGAATCGAAATTCCCGAATGAACTTTTTCCCGAATGTCGTTTTATCCGAAAATCCGAAAACCCGAAACCTTTTTTCCCGAACGACTTTTTCCCGACGGTTATTGTTCccgaaataaaaatcaatgtatCGACAAATTCAATCTGTTGGTCTTCAAGCCACATACAATGACCCTGATGATcgttcattaaaaatgtacagtcATATGATGCTAGCGTTGGCATTCGTACCTTTAGCTGAAGTACCTCGCATTTTCTCGCTTTTGAAAAATGACGCGCCTGAAGATTTATTAccaattttggaatattttgaaaaaaattatgttgtagGAGTAATAGCTAGAGGGCGAAGACGAGGAATTCTTCCACGTTATCCG encodes:
- the LOC103311671 gene encoding EPM2A-interacting protein 1-like, with the translated sequence MKEFDARFKDFSEIGKLSQFLKTPYDVLPDGEWTDVAEKLFNLSMSKFQMEIIDLHEDVSLKQCRSASTEELWAKDAIDNYSNLKQLAINLATMFGSTYICEASFSKINFLKNKYRTKLTDSHLEDTLSIRCSPRVPDFKKLAKEKKCNFWH